From a single Deltaproteobacteria bacterium CG11_big_fil_rev_8_21_14_0_20_49_13 genomic region:
- a CDS encoding DNA-binding protein: MKNKSLAADYILRAGNRLAAVEVLMQRQGYADVVRESQELIELCLKGLLRISGVEVPRIHDVSDILIRSEALLPATIKPHVKQIAKVSKSLRRDRELSFYGSEDLTPSEFYKEEDARSALEDARWIYSLCNEIVS; this comes from the coding sequence ATGAAGAATAAAAGTCTGGCGGCTGATTACATACTCCGTGCGGGGAACAGGCTTGCCGCAGTTGAAGTGCTTATGCAGAGACAGGGTTATGCGGATGTAGTGAGAGAATCACAGGAGCTTATCGAGCTGTGTCTTAAAGGTCTGCTACGTATCTCCGGCGTCGAGGTCCCGCGCATTCACGATGTGAGCGACATACTTATCCGATCGGAGGCTCTGCTTCCGGCGACAATAAAACCGCATGTCAAGCAGATCGCCAAGGTATCTAAAAGTTTGAGGCGCGACAGAGAGCTTTCTTTCTACGGTTCGGAGGACCTTACACCTTCCGAATTTTATAAGGAGGAGGACGCAAGATCAGCCCTCGAAGACGCAAGATGGATATATTCGTTGTGCAATGAGATAGTTTCGTGA
- a CDS encoding NADH:ubiquinone oxidoreductase: MSKPRVAFFDFASCEGDQLQVVNLEESLLDLLGHVDVVEFREAMKERSDSYDIAFIEGSITRKADEERLKKIRANAKILIALGACATIGGINSLKNYRDQKTVRQEVYGDKWELFDTYPARPIDAVVKVDYKIHGCPINRTEFLNIVKSLLMGQKPCIPNYPICVECKQNGNVCVFEKGMSCVGPVTRAGCGACCVNEGAVCWGCRGLVDNPNTDVHKEVLAKYDLTTDEVLNKFKLYFGWTETKDKVA; this comes from the coding sequence ATGTCCAAACCAAGAGTTGCATTCTTTGATTTTGCAAGCTGTGAGGGCGATCAGCTGCAGGTGGTGAATCTTGAAGAGAGCCTTCTTGACCTTTTGGGCCATGTTGACGTGGTCGAGTTCCGCGAGGCAATGAAGGAACGCTCGGACAGCTACGACATAGCCTTCATTGAGGGTTCAATTACAAGAAAAGCGGATGAAGAGCGCCTCAAAAAGATACGCGCGAACGCAAAGATACTGATAGCCCTTGGGGCATGCGCAACGATAGGCGGTATCAACTCACTTAAGAACTACCGCGACCAGAAAACCGTCCGTCAGGAGGTCTACGGCGACAAGTGGGAGCTCTTTGATACCTATCCCGCAAGGCCTATCGACGCGGTGGTAAAGGTCGATTACAAGATCCACGGTTGCCCCATTAACAGGACCGAGTTCTTGAATATCGTAAAATCGCTCCTTATGGGGCAGAAACCCTGCATTCCCAACTACCCCATTTGTGTCGAATGCAAGCAGAACGGCAACGTCTGCGTATTTGAAAAAGGGATGAGCTGCGTGGGGCCGGTTACACGTGCCGGATGTGGCGCCTGCTGTGTCAATGAGGGCGCTGTTTGCTGGGGATGTAGAGGCCTAGTCGACAACCCCAATACCGACGTCCACAAAGAGGTCCTGGCAAAATATGATCTTACAACTGATGAGGTCTTGAACAAGTTCAAGCTCTACTTTGGATGGACAGAAACGAAAGATAAGGTGGCATAA
- a CDS encoding oxidoreductase, protein MTESLYLPKQAKIKSVATLNTTEKFFEIELDGGKPLGHKPGQFVEVSVFGVGEAPISISSSPSRKKNGFDLGIRKVGSVTGAVHNMKEGDVLGIRGPFGTHFPYEEIKGHDVLVVAGGIGLFPARSIIQHLIDNKKDYGKITVLFGAKNPSERLLPKELGEWKEQLELLETVDKADDTWKGIVGVITTLFPKVDIDPKRTYAIIVGPPIMYKFVLIECKKKDIADSKIIMSLERRMKCGVGKCGHCQMNGLYVCQCGPVYKYSDIKDVREAL, encoded by the coding sequence ATGACGGAGTCCTTGTACCTCCCAAAACAGGCAAAGATAAAAAGCGTTGCAACATTGAACACGACCGAAAAGTTCTTTGAGATAGAGCTCGACGGTGGGAAACCCCTCGGCCACAAGCCGGGACAATTCGTCGAGGTCTCCGTCTTTGGCGTCGGCGAAGCGCCCATTTCCATCAGCTCATCTCCATCAAGAAAAAAGAACGGGTTCGACCTTGGCATCAGAAAGGTCGGAAGCGTAACAGGCGCAGTTCATAACATGAAAGAGGGCGACGTTCTTGGCATACGCGGACCCTTTGGAACGCACTTTCCCTATGAAGAGATCAAAGGCCACGATGTGCTTGTAGTTGCCGGCGGCATCGGACTTTTTCCGGCGCGTTCCATCATCCAACACTTAATCGACAATAAAAAAGACTACGGTAAAATAACGGTCCTTTTCGGTGCAAAGAACCCGTCCGAAAGACTCCTGCCGAAGGAACTGGGAGAATGGAAAGAACAGCTAGAGCTTTTAGAAACGGTCGACAAGGCCGATGACACATGGAAGGGGATCGTCGGCGTCATCACCACCCTATTTCCCAAGGTCGATATCGATCCCAAAAGAACGTACGCAATAATCGTCGGCCCCCCTATCATGTACAAGTTCGTGCTTATCGAGTGCAAAAAGAAGGATATAGCCGACAGCAAGATCATAATGTCGCTTGAACGCAGGATGAAATGCGGGGTAGGCAAATGCGGCCACTGCCAGATGAACGGGCTCTATGTCTGCCAGTGTGGCCCCGTTTATAAATATAGCGACATTAAGGATGTTCGCGAAGCGTTATAA
- a CDS encoding cytochrome c biogenesis protein CcmE produces the protein MFKKPKYVVGLLLIAGAFSYLVFTSFKSSFQFALTPSELSAKSAEYADKQVKISGTVGKGSMISNGSEYNFNIEDDHKNLNVHFKGAVPNTFREGADVVVGGRFDAGTGTFEATELLAKCASKYQAK, from the coding sequence ATGTTCAAAAAACCAAAATATGTAGTAGGACTTCTTTTGATCGCGGGAGCTTTTTCTTATCTGGTATTTACCAGCTTCAAGAGCTCGTTCCAGTTTGCCCTGACTCCATCCGAACTCAGCGCAAAGAGTGCCGAGTATGCGGATAAACAGGTGAAGATATCGGGCACCGTTGGCAAGGGCTCGATGATCTCGAATGGTTCGGAATATAATTTTAACATTGAAGATGATCACAAGAATCTGAACGTTCATTTTAAAGGTGCGGTCCCCAATACATTCAGAGAAGGCGCGGACGTTGTCGTAGGCGGCAGGTTCGATGCCGGAACAGGGACGTTCGAGGCGACCGAGCTTCTTGCAAAGTGCGCCTCGAAATATCAGGCAAAATAG
- a CDS encoding glutamyl-tRNA reductase has product MQLLVTGFNYKRSSLTVREAMAFERSRQIALSTKLAAQDVVEESAMLCTCNRTEAYMVGPCLEGMEETFFRTVALDTGLDAELLRKESYVYSGFDAISHIFRVASSLDAMVVGEAQILGQFKGAYQTAAECETAGPYLHKIFHSAFRTAKRVRTDTNIGELPVSVGTLAVEMVEERIGDIKQTNIFVIGAGEMGSLVAHRFRDRGASHIWIANRSHDSAVSLAHSVTGVAVPFDSWKTHLATADIIVASVGGGTLITRNDILAAAKEREGRPFVMLDLAIPRNVESVDIQNAIFLNIDDLQELADKNLALRRDASLKAENIIEEEARTVLVELEHLKLAPLLKNIQERCKAVMSAELGSVFAKHPDLTVEEKESMKICAHSIVKKILHDPIRLVKEELARPGVNGTHVSQALKNIFSISAD; this is encoded by the coding sequence ATGCAATTACTTGTCACAGGTTTCAATTATAAGAGGTCGTCGCTCACTGTTCGCGAGGCCATGGCCTTTGAGCGTAGCAGGCAGATAGCTCTATCCACAAAGCTGGCCGCACAGGACGTTGTGGAGGAATCGGCCATGCTTTGCACATGCAATCGGACCGAGGCATATATGGTGGGTCCGTGCCTTGAAGGAATGGAAGAAACCTTTTTCCGAACAGTTGCCCTTGATACCGGCCTGGACGCAGAGCTTCTTCGCAAGGAGTCGTATGTCTATTCCGGTTTTGACGCCATTAGCCACATTTTCAGGGTTGCCTCATCGCTTGACGCCATGGTCGTTGGAGAGGCTCAAATACTGGGCCAGTTCAAGGGGGCATATCAAACAGCGGCCGAATGCGAGACCGCCGGGCCTTATCTTCACAAGATATTCCATTCGGCCTTTAGGACAGCAAAGAGAGTAAGAACGGATACGAACATAGGCGAGTTGCCCGTTTCGGTCGGTACGCTTGCGGTTGAGATGGTGGAAGAACGGATCGGAGATATCAAACAGACTAATATTTTTGTGATCGGGGCCGGCGAAATGGGCTCTCTTGTCGCGCACAGGTTTAGGGACAGGGGAGCTTCGCATATTTGGATAGCAAATCGTTCCCATGATTCGGCTGTTTCACTTGCCCATTCGGTAACAGGCGTTGCAGTGCCGTTCGACTCATGGAAAACGCATCTTGCAACAGCGGACATTATTGTTGCTTCAGTAGGCGGAGGAACGCTTATCACCAGGAACGACATCCTGGCCGCAGCCAAAGAGCGCGAGGGTAGACCGTTTGTTATGCTTGATCTTGCGATTCCGAGAAACGTGGAGTCGGTGGACATCCAGAACGCGATTTTTCTCAATATCGACGATCTTCAGGAGCTTGCCGATAAAAACCTTGCTTTAAGACGCGACGCTTCTCTGAAGGCCGAAAATATAATCGAAGAAGAGGCTCGTACCGTTCTTGTTGAGCTTGAACATCTTAAGCTTGCGCCTCTCCTTAAGAACATTCAGGAAAGATGTAAGGCGGTGATGAGCGCGGAGCTGGGATCGGTCTTTGCCAAACATCCAGATCTCACGGTTGAAGAAAAGGAATCCATGAAAATTTGCGCTCATTCAATAGTCAAAAAGATACTTCACGATCCCATCAGACTTGTAAAGGAAGAACTGGCCCGTCCCGGTGTCAACGGAACGCACGTTTCACAGGCTCTTAAGAACATTTTCAGCATTTCCGCCGACTGA
- a CDS encoding Ni/Fe hydrogenase subunit beta, translated as MKPKIITKNDFGAWVDSLIKKVGVVGVKEKEAGKFHFAPLETAAELRLDYDVTITPPKKFIQPPKEILLMFEIGNDKFKAKAVIEAKELVLLGVHPYDMKAINQMDKVFTDDNKETNYLERRKNITIIGVDPVNASKWGFWHDMGAATVDKGFDLWLTDLGDRYYVEAGSKQGEKLLSSAKTNDAGKTDSELQKEARLNLKSLCKPERKVKATVNELPSLFGNSYESTVWEEHAKKCYSCGSCNLVCPTCYCFDVREDVDISLKSGRRIRYWDGCLLEDFAMVGHGDNFREERGDRFRHRLFRKYSYMVDKVGDIACVGCGRCSSVCLPDITDPVKIINELKGGK; from the coding sequence ATGAAACCTAAAATCATCACAAAAAACGACTTTGGCGCATGGGTAGACTCCCTCATTAAAAAGGTCGGGGTCGTGGGCGTCAAAGAGAAAGAGGCCGGCAAGTTTCACTTTGCCCCACTAGAAACGGCTGCGGAGCTAAGGCTTGACTACGATGTCACCATAACGCCGCCGAAGAAGTTCATTCAGCCGCCAAAAGAGATCCTTTTAATGTTCGAGATCGGTAACGACAAATTCAAGGCAAAGGCCGTGATCGAGGCCAAAGAGCTCGTTCTCCTTGGCGTACACCCCTACGACATGAAGGCCATAAACCAGATGGACAAGGTCTTCACCGACGACAATAAGGAGACGAACTACCTCGAGCGCCGCAAGAACATAACTATCATCGGTGTCGATCCCGTTAACGCCAGCAAATGGGGTTTCTGGCACGACATGGGCGCCGCAACCGTTGATAAAGGCTTTGATCTCTGGCTCACAGACCTTGGAGACAGGTATTATGTTGAGGCCGGAAGCAAACAGGGTGAAAAGCTCCTTTCATCCGCCAAAACGAACGATGCCGGCAAGACCGATTCGGAACTCCAAAAAGAGGCTAGGCTAAATCTTAAAAGCCTCTGCAAGCCGGAGAGAAAAGTAAAGGCGACCGTTAATGAACTTCCCTCGCTCTTTGGCAACAGCTACGAAAGCACGGTATGGGAGGAACATGCAAAAAAATGTTATTCCTGCGGTTCGTGCAACCTTGTCTGTCCCACCTGTTATTGTTTCGATGTCAGAGAAGACGTAGACATAAGTTTGAAGAGCGGACGCCGCATTCGGTACTGGGACGGCTGTCTGCTTGAAGATTTTGCGATGGTGGGTCACGGCGATAATTTCCGCGAAGAGCGCGGTGACCGTTTCCGCCACAGGCTGTTCAGAAAATATTCATATATGGTGGATAAGGTCGGCGATATCGCATGCGTTGGATGCGGAAGATGCAGTAGCGTCTGCCTTCCGGACATAACAGACCCGGTAAAGATCATTAATGAACTAAAGGGGGGTAAATAA
- a CDS encoding cytochrome C assembly protein, which translates to MKKITKVWALVVLMLVAVDAYLIAFYAPVEAAQGVAQKIFYWHVPSAMVMMLFYIVGGVAGVIYLLKRSERADLVAVSFIEVGFVFCSIVLVTGPLWAKPIWGAWWTWEPRLTSTLFVWLIFFGYFILRNSLEDKDDARLYSSVLALFGCLDIPIIMLAVKLWRGVHPQVLNARSNLPDEMWLTLAFSAVTVFSLALLLIYIRYKKGAPTLYG; encoded by the coding sequence ATGAAAAAAATAACAAAAGTATGGGCTTTAGTTGTTTTGATGCTGGTTGCGGTTGATGCCTATCTCATTGCCTTCTATGCGCCGGTCGAAGCGGCTCAAGGGGTAGCGCAGAAGATATTCTACTGGCATGTGCCGAGCGCCATGGTAATGATGCTCTTTTATATAGTCGGAGGAGTTGCCGGCGTTATTTATCTGCTCAAGAGGAGCGAACGCGCGGACCTTGTGGCGGTTTCATTCATTGAGGTCGGTTTCGTGTTCTGCTCCATCGTTCTTGTCACAGGCCCTCTCTGGGCAAAGCCCATTTGGGGCGCATGGTGGACATGGGAACCCAGACTCACATCAACGCTCTTTGTCTGGCTGATATTCTTCGGATATTTCATTTTAAGGAACAGTCTTGAAGACAAGGACGATGCAAGACTCTATTCATCCGTGTTGGCGCTCTTTGGATGCCTCGATATCCCCATAATCATGCTTGCGGTAAAGCTCTGGCGCGGCGTTCATCCGCAAGTACTGAACGCCCGTTCCAACCTCCCCGATGAGATGTGGCTGACGCTCGCCTTTTCAGCGGTCACCGTTTTTTCGTTGGCACTTCTACTAATATACATTCGTTACAAGAAAGGGGCGCCCACACTTTATGGATAA
- a CDS encoding Ni/Fe hydrogenase subunit alpha, which yields MTNVNLDINLHYITRVEGHGNIAVNVKEGTVEKVEWQVPEAPRFFEAMVVGQKWDVIHHITSRICGICSIGHTLASLKATEAAFGIKLTARDLKLRRLAIHAENLQSHLLHLGYLVLPDLLGVGSVIPLASSHPEELKTVVRLHRAANEMSDLVCGRTTHPQRLIPGGFTKVPSRTELKELKEALNKCWVDINAVAKLVHALASKLPNFTRETEFIALTSKDEYAIYDGNIGSTDTESAPVSDYLKYTNEFIVPQSTAKYAKHNRASFMVGALARVNKNYDQLTNRAKIVAEMFGLKPVCHNPYMNNVAQLVEIVHSWEDAIKIIDELVADTTYDQQKAPVAFTPKASYGVGAVEVPRGILYHAYTYDDKGFISKANCIIPTNQNHANIQLDMEALVPQIMQRPKREVELTLEMLVRAYDPCISCSTHMLNIEWKE from the coding sequence ATGACAAACGTAAATTTAGACATCAACCTGCACTACATCACCCGCGTTGAAGGGCATGGAAACATAGCCGTCAACGTCAAAGAAGGTACGGTAGAAAAAGTAGAGTGGCAGGTGCCCGAGGCCCCGCGCTTCTTCGAAGCGATGGTCGTAGGCCAAAAATGGGATGTCATCCATCACATCACATCTCGCATCTGCGGCATCTGCTCCATCGGCCACACGCTTGCCTCTTTGAAGGCGACCGAGGCGGCGTTCGGCATTAAACTTACCGCTCGCGACCTTAAGCTCAGACGTCTTGCTATCCATGCCGAGAACCTGCAGAGCCATCTGCTTCACCTTGGTTACCTCGTACTTCCGGACCTTTTGGGAGTGGGAAGTGTTATACCTCTGGCATCGAGCCATCCGGAAGAGCTCAAAACGGTCGTAAGGCTCCATCGCGCGGCAAATGAGATGAGCGACCTTGTCTGCGGAAGAACGACCCATCCGCAAAGACTAATCCCCGGGGGCTTCACAAAGGTCCCATCAAGAACGGAGCTAAAAGAGCTTAAAGAGGCCCTCAATAAATGTTGGGTTGATATTAACGCGGTCGCAAAGCTTGTGCATGCGCTTGCAAGCAAGCTCCCCAATTTCACGCGAGAGACGGAGTTCATAGCGCTGACCAGCAAGGATGAATACGCTATCTACGACGGCAATATCGGCTCTACCGACACCGAAAGCGCGCCCGTTTCCGATTATCTGAAATATACGAATGAGTTCATCGTTCCGCAGTCCACCGCCAAGTACGCAAAGCATAACCGCGCATCGTTCATGGTGGGAGCCCTTGCCCGCGTCAACAAGAACTACGACCAGTTGACGAACAGGGCAAAGATCGTTGCGGAGATGTTCGGATTAAAACCTGTCTGCCACAATCCGTACATGAACAACGTGGCCCAGCTGGTGGAAATAGTCCACTCGTGGGAAGATGCTATAAAGATTATTGATGAGCTTGTTGCCGATACGACATATGACCAGCAGAAGGCCCCGGTCGCATTCACACCCAAGGCCTCATATGGAGTAGGCGCTGTAGAGGTTCCACGCGGCATCCTCTATCATGCTTACACCTACGACGACAAGGGTTTCATCAGCAAGGCCAACTGTATCATCCCGACGAATCAGAACCACGCGAACATCCAATTGGATATGGAAGCGTTGGTCCCGCAGATAATGCAAAGACCCAAGAGAGAGGTCGAGCTAACGCTTGAAATGCTGGTACGCGCCTACGACCCCTGTATCTCATGCTCTACACATATGCTTAATATCGAGTGGAAAGAGTAG